The genomic stretch TTCAGGGCTGCTCTGAGTAAGAACTTGTTTAGCTAGGTCGATAATAAAAGAAGGCTGCATATTGGTTTGGAAATTATCGCCCATAATATCGAACAGTTCAGGAATGTTTGAAATTTGACTAAGATTCAGCATTTTTTTAGCAACTGCATTTAAAAAGATCTGCTGACGCTTTGTCCGGTTGAAGTCACTGTCTTCGCGATAACGAACATAATAGAGTGCTTCCTCTCCGCTATACAGCGGCTTACCGCCTTCAATGGTAAACTGAACATGATTTGGGTTCTTGTTAACAATATCTTCTTCGATCGGCAGTTCAATACCGCCAATTGCGTCGACAACTTCCTGAATGGCAGTAAAGTTTACCGTTGCATAGTAATCAATTTCCTTCTCCAGGAAATTTTCAACGGTGTTAATTGACATCTCCTCTTCACCAAAAGCAAAAGCATGAGTGAGTTTATCATAATCATCTTCACCGTCTTTATTTGCATCATGCCCTATAATTTGTACATACGTATCACGGGGAATCGAGACAAGCAGGACTTTTGATTCTTTAGGACGAACCACCGAATAAATAACGGTATCGGAGCGACCACGCGTTTTCTCATACGGTCTTGCATCCGTTCCTAGTAACAGAACAGAAAATGGTTTTTCTTGATATACGATAGGCTCGGCATTAGCTTCACCTCTATATGATTTCTCAAGCTGATTTTTTACAGTATCGGATAAGAACAAATCAAATGCTGCAAGAGCAATTTTTTGTCTAAAAGGATAGGCTACCGCGACTAATACAACAAGGGTTACAAGCGTGATCAGTAAACCCTTTTTTTTATTGCGTTGCTTTCTTCTTGATCTAGATCTCATTGGTTCATTCCTTCTCTTAGTATGGGGGCTACAATCCTATTTTCTATTTTAGTAGGCACTAGAGGTCACAGGAGACAAATTACTCGTAATCATTCTTTCTATACGGACTGCCTCACTCTATAATGTCCTATTATTTTTTATCGTGCAACTTGTACATTTTGCTATATTACCATATTAATCTGTAAGACCGCACCATGCAAATTGTCATATTTCTCCGTATTTTGTAACCTTTTCGGTTTATTTCTAGGAAATAGAGAAGGGATTCCCTAACATTTTGAATTAAATAGAGGGTCTTTGAATAACTTGAAGCCACGTCGAAGCCCAGTTTTGGGTCCACTCTTTTGCACTATAGGCGTGAGCAAATCCATAGTCAAACAATTGCTTGGCTTCTTCAAAACGCTGTTCTTTGGTTTCTGCTCCCATGATAATAGCAATCAATCGTTGCCCGTTCTTTTTCACCGTACTTGATAAGCAATAACCTGCATCTTCTGTATAGCCCGTTTTAAGGCCATCTGCCCCGCTGTAAGCATATGGACCCTTTACATTGTCCAGCATCCAGTTGGTATTACTCATATATAATCCTTTGTTTCGTAATTCAACTTGAGTCTGGCTTGAAAGTTTTAAAATTTCAGGATGTTGTTTAATAAGGTGAGCGGAGAGTTTAGCAACATCTTTTGCCGTCATATAGTTCTCAGAGGGTCCACCAGATAAAGACGAAGACCCTGTCGCATTATTATATTTTGTATGTACAGACAGTCCAATAGACCTCGCTCTTCTATTCATTTCTTCTACAAAACGTTCTTCAGAGCCAAATGCATGCTCTGCTAGAGCAATCGTTGCATCATTTGCAGAATAAACAGAGATGACCTTGAGTAGTTCGTTGACTGTAAATTGATCATTTTCATTTAGAGATACATTAATACCAGCAGATGTCGCAGCATGTTTGCTGATCGTTACAATGTCACTTCTAGAAATATGTCCGGCATTCAATTCGTCCAGGATAATAAGCTGTGTCATTAATTTGGATAAGCTTGCTGCAGGCAAAGGGTGATCCCCATTAGAACTAACGATAACTTCACCTGAAGAAGCGTCCATGAGCAGGGCAGCACTAGATTGAATAGATGGTTTTCCTACTAAGCTTTCTGGCCTTATACCTATAAATATGACAGCGATGAGAACAACCAGTATACTGCTTCGCAGGATCCATTTCTTCATCTCTACTCCCCCATTCATTTATTTTTCAAAAAAAAAATTAGATTTTACTAGCAGAATATCCTTATCTATGTAACCAATCTATTGCTCTAATTTTTATTAAACCAATCTATATAAGTATAGACGTAGAAAATAAGGTTTTTGTCTGCATTTTTCTATATTTTTTCAAAAAAATATTGTATGGGATTATAATTTTCATTTCTTTGTAACCAAAACACAGCTTTTCTACACTTTTATCGTGTAAAAAAGCTGTGTTTGTGGTACGGGCCTGCTCACTATCAATATATCAGTGCAGTATATGATTTCTATTTTGGAATTCTATATATTTATGCATAGTGACATGCCACATAGTGATCTGAACCTACATTACGGTACTCCGGAACCTCTTGCTTACAACGATCCGAAGCAATAGGACAACGAGTATGAAATTTACAACCTGAAGGTGGATTTGCTGGACTTGGGATATCACCCTTAAGCACAATGCGTTCTCTTTTCAGTGTTGGATCGGGAATTGGCACCGCGGATAGTAAAGCTTTTGTATAGGGATGAAGCGGATTACGGAACAATTCATCCTTACTAGCCATCTCTACCATGGAACCAAGGTACATAACTCCAATTCTTGTGCAAAGATGCTCGACTACACTAAGATCATGAGATATAAACAGATATGTCAGCTGTTTCTCTGCTTGCAAATCACTAAGCAAGTTGATGATCTGAGCCTGAATGGATACATCCAGTGCAGAAACCGGTTCATCTGCCACAATAAAGTCTGGGTTTAGAATGAGTGCACGCGCGATTCCAATCCGCTGACGCTGCCCGCCTGAGAATTCATGCGGAAAGCGATCATAATGATATGCAGAGAGACCGCAGATACGCAAAGTTTCTTCTACAGTAGCTCGTATCATCTTTCTAGGAATTAATTTATGGTCCAGCAGTGCTTCGCCAATTGCATCGCCTACCTTGATCCGGGGATTCAGTGAACTGAAAGGATCCTGGAATACGATCTGCATTTCCGGCCGAATAGAGCGCAGTTTCTCCTTAGATAAGGTATGAAGATCCTGTCCTTTAAAAATAACCTTACCTGACGTTTTGTCATTCAGTCTAAGAATGGTTCGGCCAATGGTACTCTTACCACAGCCAGACTCTCCTACGAGTCCGAATGACTCTCCTTTATAGATAGTAAACGATACATCGTCTACTGCTTTTACATCACCCACACGACGCTGAAACACGCCGCCCGTAATCGGAAAGTATTTCTTTAGATTCTGTACTTCAATCAGCGCTTCTGTCATCGTACCATTGCCTCCTCCTCATAGAGCCAACATGCGACTTTATGTCCTTCTTCATCTTTACGCAGTGGAGGCTCTTTCTCGCGGCATATATTCATGCAAGACTCACAGCGATCATGGAAATGACAATTCTGCCCGAGTTCAACGGGGTTTGGTACTTGGCCTGGAATAGAATATAGGCGTTCCTGTCTTTGATTAATAATCGGTTTAGCCTTAAGGAGTCCTTTGGTATATGGATGTTTTGGTGCCTTAAATAGTTCAAATACCGAAGCTTCCTCAATAACTTTGCCTGCATACATAACGACCACATAATCAGCCATTTCCGCAACAACACCCAGATCATGAGTGATGAGCATGATGGAGGTATTGAATTTCTCTTTGATATCACGCATCAGATCAAGAATTTGTGCTTGAATGGTTACATCAAGTGCCGTTGTCGGTTCATCAGCAATGAGCAGCTTCGGATTACAGCTTAGTGCAATGGCAATCATGATCCGCTGACGCATACCGCCGCTCAGTTCATGTGGAAAAGAGTCTACAATTTTCTCAGGTCGTGAAATCCCAACTAGACTAATTAGTTCAATCGCTCTCTTGCGAGCTTTCTTCTTATCCAGCAGCAAATGAATCATTAGCGGTTCACTGATCTGCTCTCCGATGGTAAGTACAGGGTTTAATGAAGACATCGGTTCTTGAAAAATTATCGAGATATCATTACCGCGAATTCGGCTCATTTCGTTTTTATTTAGCTTAAGTATATCTTTGCCTTTAAACAAAATTTCTCCCCCGGCGGGAGGCACTTCTAATAAACGCATCAGTGACATTGCCGTTACGCTTTTTCCGCATCCGGATTCACCGACGATGCATACGGTCTCGCCTTCACGAATCGTAAAGCTTACGTCATCAACTGCTTTAACGATCCCTGCGGATGTATGAAAATGCGTTTTTAAGTTACGGAATTCTACTAAGTCTTTTGCCATCTTCGCATCTCCTACTTTTTCATTTTAGGATCGAGCGCATCTCGTAGCCCGTCACCAATCAAGTTAATCGATACAACGGTAATCAGAATACACATGCCTGGCGGAATCCAGAGCCACGGTCTCTTTCGAAACTCAATGAGTCCATTTGCCTCTGAGATCAAATTTCCCCATGACGGAGTAGGCGGAACAACCCCAAGACCTAACCAACTAAGTGCGGATTCTGACAAAATAGCGCCTGCAACACCAAGGGTTGCAGATACGATAATAATAGGAATGGTATTCGGAAGCAGATGTTTGAAAATTTTACGATGGTCACGCAGACCTAAAGCTTCTGTGGCCTGCATAAATTCTTGTTCTCTCAGCGTCAGTATTTGTCCGCGAACAAGTCTTGCTAAGCTTGGCCATGATAAGACACCGAGAATAAGCATCAGAAAATAGATTCGTTTTTCCGGAGGAATCTTCAAATCTGACATAATCGCACCCAAGATGATGAGCAAAGGTAGCGAAGGCAGTGACATAAATATTTCAGCAATACGCATAATAAATGAATCCAGGAACTTCTTGTAGAAGCCGGCAAGTGCGCCGAGTACCGAACCAATTATGACTGATATTGCTGTTGCAATCACCCCGACCAGTATGGATACACGTCCTGCCAGCATGACACGAAGCAGAACATCCCTGCCAAGTTTATCGGTGCCAAGCCAATGTGCACTGCTAGGCGGATTATTTTTATCAGCCACATTATAATCATAAAGATTGTAAGGTGATATTTTAGGGCCTAAAAAACAAATTAGGACCATCAACACTAAAATGAAAAGTCCAGCTATAGCAAGACGGTTTTGGGAGAACCTGCGCAGAACAACTCTCCAAGGTGAATCCGGCCGCTTCGCTGGGACTTGAGCTTTCGACTTTAAAGGTGCAGCCTCAATTGACATGACATCTCCTCCTACTTCAACCTTATTCTAGGGTCTGCAACACCGTAGAGCACATCAGATATTAACGTTCCAATCAACGTCAGTGCAGCCAAGAAAATCGTGAACCCAAGCATAAACGGATAATCTCGCATCGTGATGGATTCTAGATAAACTTGCCCTACGCCTGGCCATACAAAGATTTTCTCCAGGATGATTGCCCCCGAGAACAATGCAGGAAGTTCAAATCCCATGAGTGTGATTGCAGGAAGCATTGCATTGCGAAGTGCGTGCTTAAAAATTACCGTTCTTTCTTTAAGACCTTTTGCCCTGGCCGTCCGAATATAATCCTGTCGAATGACCTCAAGCATGCTTGTTCTGAAATAACGAGTGAGGCTTCCTGTACTTAACATGGTTAGTACAAGAACCGGTAAGAACATGTGATCAGCTACATCAACGATATAGTCCCAAGTAGATCCTGCTTGTCCTGCTGTAGTCATTCCGCCTACAGGGAAGAGCGCCCAATCTACTGCCATAAACTTAATGAGTATTAAACCTATAAAAAACGATGGCAAAGACATACATAAAAATACGAATAAAGTCATTAACTTATCAAAAAGAGAGTACTGAAATTTAGCAGAGAATACACCCGCAACAATGGCGATGATCCAACTGAACATCATACTGAAGAAAGCAATAAGAAAAGAGTTCCATACATAATCTCCAATGACATCGGTGACAGGACGTTTATGCTGCAAGGAATCGCCCATATTAGCGGTGAGCATGTTTCCGACCCATATGAAATATCGCTGCACAGGATCTTTATCAAGTCCATATATTTTCTCCAACTGCTGAGCTTTTTCTGCTGTCATATTGGGATTTTGCTGAGAAGTAATGTAGTCCCCTGGAACAAGAGCTGTAATTGCAAATACAAGAATAGTAATTCCGATCATTGTCGGAATCATTTGCAGCAGCCTCCGGATAATATACTGCTTCATAATATTCCTCCCGGGATATAAGTGGATAAGCTCAGCTCTTGCGAGAGCTGAGCTTATCATTTTCATGCTGGGCTATATGTCTTATTCTCCGATTTCTGCTTTGTAAAGACTATAAGTAAATCTTTTATAAGGGGTAATTTCCAGACCATTAATTCGTCCGTTAATTGCCCATCCATCTCTTCTTTGGTACATCAAGATATCTGCAATATCTTGATTGAGCACTTGATAAGCCTTAGCGTAAATTTCTTTACGTTTCTCTATATCAAGTGCTTTTTTACCTTGCTTCATCAAATCGTCGTACTCTTTATTAGAGTAATGCACACGATTCTGTGCTCCATTTGTAGTGTATACAGTGCTATCAGGATCTGGAGTAAGTCCCCAAGCCATGAAGTACATATCGTATTCGCTCTTATCTAATTTATCTAGAATTGCGTTGAAATCGAGCGTTTCTGCATTCACTTTAATTCCAAGTTCTTGATAATTAGCAATCATGATTGGCAGAAGCGCATCCACTACTGGATTATCTGCCGTACCAGAGAAATCAATTGTGAATTGCTCACCATCTTTTTCACGAATACCATCCTTGCCAACAGTCCAGCCAGCTTCATCTAACAATGATTTTGCTTTTTCAATATCAAAGTCATAAGCTTCAATACCTTCACTTGTGTATGCCCAAGATTCTTTGGACTGAGGAATATTGATAACATCAGCAAACTTACCGTATACTGCCTCTACAATCTCTGCACGATTCAGACCGAATACAAGTGCTTGACGTACTTTTGGATCTTGGAATTTTGCTCTTTCATGGTTCATACCAACATAACCGTAACCGTTTGTAGGGAAGATATTTAAATCAAGGAATCCAAGAGTTTGAATTTCTTCTACATTATCTTCATCTACAGTGACCATATCCATATCAATCTCACCGGATGTAAGCATTGCGAGTTTTGTCTCGTCAGTAGTAGATTTGTAAATTACATTTTTGATTTTTGGTGCACCTAGGAAGTAATTTTCATTTGCTTCAAAAACAACTTGTTGTCCTGGCTGGAAGGATTTCATAACATACTGTCCAGAACCAACCGGCTTGTCATTTAATGCTTTTACAGAATCAAGATTACCTTGTTTGTAATCTTTTCCATAGTAAGCTTCAGGCATAAAAGGAATACCACCTAAAAAGTCTTTGGTAAGAGCCGTAACTTCAGTAACTTCTACTTCTACTGTGTTGTCATTAACAATCGTTACGCCGGAGATTTCATTAGCTTTACCATCGTAATATTCTTGTCCGCCTTTAATGTAGTAAGACAATGCATCCGAAGGACCGTCGTAGCTCTTATCATGAAGAACTTTTAAAGAGAAATAGAAATCTTTAACACTTAGCGGTGTGCCGTCAGTGTAAGTTACACCTGGTTTCAGTTTGAAAGTATACTTCAAACCATCTTCACTAACATCAATGCTCTCTGCAAGATGATCAGAATATGTGCCATCGCCATTAATTGTTTGGAAACCGTCAAAAAGGATGTCATTAACCATATAATCATAAGCAGAATCTTGGAAAAGCGGGTTAAATACGCCTTTAGGAGAAGTAACCCCTACAATCAAAGTATCAGTACGACTTGTTGCCGGACCTGGGTTAGCAGACATATCCGCTGCTTCAAACAATCCATCGTTCTTTGTAGCATCTTCAGCAGGTGCTTCTGGCGTCTCTGGTGCTGGTGTTTCTGTGTTTGGTGTTTCCCCCGGAGTTGGTTCTGCCGTTTGTCCGCCAGCGCATGCTGCAAGTACCGTTACCAGCATAAGCATGATCACTAGCATTAGCGAAAATCTCTTTCTCATGAAAATCCTCCTCTTAAATTTCTATAAATGCTTATAAATTATCAGGATAAAATATATGAAAATTATCCATGAATAATTACAGAGTTACTAAATTTGTGAAGTATTATCATGATGCTAGGAAAACGAAGTAAGGCAGGAATGATGAATAAATAAGTGGTGAATACGAACTAATAAATGGATTGCATTTATACGAATCTAAATATGTAGAGTATCCTTGGTGTGAGGTTATAATGAATAATAAAAAAAGCGGAAATCTAGTGCTAGAGATGCATACTTTTAGACCATCGGTCAATAAATGTAATATCATCCTATTAATTGGTATTAAATAATTTATTTAATGATACGTGTAAATTTTACTAACGTCAATGTTTTTTTACATCCCATTGATATTTAACGTTTATTTCTGTTTATAAGGGGTAAAGGTTTAATTAATTCCATGATGTACGGATTATTAGATGACAGTATATTGTTATATCTAATAAAAGGATTGTCTATATATAACATCTACATTACACATAAAATGGAAATTGAATATTAGTGTGAGTAAACATAACGCCTATTAAATCAAGATGAAGATGGTACTAGCGTTATTGTCAGCAGAGGGCGGATTAGAGATCTTTTAATGAATTGTGGTTATATGATTACTTTTATTAGAACTTTTTCCCTATTATACAATTCTACTTATTTATTTCAACTACCCTATACGCTGAATTGTAAACATCCTGTGAAAACTTTCATGAAAATAAAAAAAGATCCTACATAAGCAGGACCATATAATATCAATTTAAATCCAGTTCATAACTCCATTAAAACGTAAACGTCTGTAACTATATAGACAAAAGAACCATTTCGATCTATATATATTCTGATTAAAGAAAATAAAGGGATCAAAAAATTGGTTCGTTTATAAACCTTTCTTACGTTAACTACTTCTATTATTTCTATTTCTACTATTTCTACTTCTACTACTTTAACTACCTCTATTACTTCAACTACTTCAACTGCTTCTTCAACTTCCTCTTCAACTTCTGCTACTTCTTCTCATTCATTCTTCGCTTGCTTCTAAATCTTCAGAGTCTAGTTTATATCCGGGTGGTCTTTTACCGCGCTGCAACTCAGCTATACTGTAACCAAAATCATACTGAAGATGAGGGTAGTCTGGAAAACTGGCCCAATCTCCTCCCCATTCAAATCCGAGTTCTTTCGCGATTGCTACAATCTCCATCCAATCTGACTTCCCATTTCTATTCCCATCATGGTCCATATCCCATATCACTTTATCTGCCGAGACCCTAATCGCAAAATCAATGGCGAGTCCATAATTATGATACGATTCTCCGCCTCTAGCAGAAGTTACAATCTGCCCTGCGGTGGATCGTCCTTGTTCAAAGAGTTCATCTTGCCTCTCTTCACTCCGGTATCCTTCTGTAATGATGATCTTTATTCCGCTCTTTCTTGCTCGCTCTACTAACTGGTTTTGCTTTTCAGCAACAACGGGGTGTAATCCCGTTACTTCAAACTGTTCTTCTGTAACCTCTCTAAAAAAAGGAAGGCTCCAATGAATACGGAAAGTGTCCGACTGCGAAATATAATATACAAGTCCCAAGAGCAACAGCATTAACAGTAAACGTCCTGAAGTCCCCCGTCTTTGATGTGTTTGCCTTCTCATAACCACTCCTATATTCTATCTATTCTATCGTTAAATTTTGTCTAAATAGATAAATCACAATGTTGTTTCAACATCTCCATAGTTAATAGCCACTTTATATCAATAGATTAAAGAATCAAATCAATTTCATAACTCATTAAAACAATAAATTTGTAACTATATATAGATAAATAGAACCATTTTGATTTATATATACTCCTGATTAAAGCAACTAAAGGTATTATGAAATTTATTCAAACGTATGTAATTATTAAAACAAAAAAAACAACCTGCTGTAAACAGCAGGTTGTTTTCGATCACTGAACCTGAAACTATTCAGTTGTGTACGGAAGCAATGCGATTTGACGGGAGCGTTTGATTGCAATCGTCAGCATGCGTTGGTATTTTGCACTCGTGCCAGTAACACGACGTGGCAAAATTTTTCCGCGTTCACTGATAAATTTACGAAGCAGGTCCGTATCTTTATAGTCAATGTGAGTAATTTTGTTTACAGTGAAGAAACAAACTTTACGACGTTTATTACGGCCACCACGGCGTGCTGGTCTTTTATCGTCTCCGCCTTCTCTTTGTTTGAAGCCCATGCTATTCAGTCCTTCCTAATTAAAATGGCAAATCATCATCCGAAATATCAATCGGTTTACCGTCATCCGAAAAAGGATCCTGATTGTTCCGTGAGAAATTGTTGTTCCCTCGGTTACCGTTGCCGCTGCCTCCGAATGAAGGCTCTTCACGCACAGTTCCACCGCTATTTGTGTTGCCACCATCACGGCTAGATTCCAAGAAACGAACGTTATCAGCGATAACTTCAGTAACGTATACACGTTTACCTTCGTTATTCTCATAATTACGTACTTGAATGCGTCCCTCGACGGCTGTTAGACGGCCTTTACGCAAATAATTTGCACAAGTTTCCGCTAGCTGTCTCCAGGTAACGACCGGTATAAAATCAGCTTCCCGTTCTCCACCTTGACTTGTAAACGGACGGTCTACAGCAAGTGTGAATTGAGTCACGGCTACTCCAGCAGGAGTATAACGTAATTCAGGATCACGGGTTAACCGGCCAATCAGAATGACTCGGTTCAACAATCTAATCCCCTCCTTCTGAGCGTAATTATTACAAAAATCATGTTTTACGGATTAAGCAACATCGTTTGTGATGAGATAACGAATTACTTCGTCAGAAATTTTCATGAGACGTTCCAACTCGGAAACGACAGCTGGTTCAGCGTTGAAGTTAACCAACACATAGTGACCATCACGGAATTTCTTAATCTCATACGCAAGACGGCGTTTACCCAAAACGTCATGTTTTGTAATTTCCCCGCCATTGGAGATGATGCCTTGGAATTTTTCGACTGCAGCTTGAACAGCTTCTTGTTCAATATCAGGACGAATAATGTACATCACTTCATATTTGCGCATAACTATACACCTCCTTATGGACATAAGGCCCTCTAGCTTAGCTGAGAGCAAGGAACGAGAATAAACTCGCACCACTCCAATATAACATTTTCATGGTATGAGTGCAAGCACATGTTCTCTTTTACCATTA from Paenibacillus polygoni encodes the following:
- a CDS encoding LCP family protein, yielding MRSRSRRKQRNKKKGLLITLVTLVVLVAVAYPFRQKIALAAFDLFLSDTVKNQLEKSYRGEANAEPIVYQEKPFSVLLLGTDARPYEKTRGRSDTVIYSVVRPKESKVLLVSIPRDTYVQIIGHDANKDGEDDYDKLTHAFAFGEEEMSINTVENFLEKEIDYYATVNFTAIQEVVDAIGGIELPIEEDIVNKNPNHVQFTIEGGKPLYSGEEALYYVRYREDSDFNRTKRQQIFLNAVAKKMLNLSQISNIPELFDIMGDNFQTNMQPSFIIDLAKQVLTQSSPEISSFTIMGEGVRKNGIFYDDVDEDYLAYAKELISNWLDPNTTAETLMKPNTDDIKSKDTE
- a CDS encoding D-alanyl-D-alanine carboxypeptidase family protein; the protein is MKKWILRSSILVVLIAVIFIGIRPESLVGKPSIQSSAALLMDASSGEVIVSSNGDHPLPAASLSKLMTQLIILDELNAGHISRSDIVTISKHAATSAGINVSLNENDQFTVNELLKVISVYSANDATIALAEHAFGSEERFVEEMNRRARSIGLSVHTKYNNATGSSSLSGGPSENYMTAKDVAKLSAHLIKQHPEILKLSSQTQVELRNKGLYMSNTNWMLDNVKGPYAYSGADGLKTGYTEDAGYCLSSTVKKNGQRLIAIIMGAETKEQRFEEAKQLFDYGFAHAYSAKEWTQNWASTWLQVIQRPSI
- a CDS encoding ABC transporter ATP-binding protein gives rise to the protein MTEALIEVQNLKKYFPITGGVFQRRVGDVKAVDDVSFTIYKGESFGLVGESGCGKSTIGRTILRLNDKTSGKVIFKGQDLHTLSKEKLRSIRPEMQIVFQDPFSSLNPRIKVGDAIGEALLDHKLIPRKMIRATVEETLRICGLSAYHYDRFPHEFSGGQRQRIGIARALILNPDFIVADEPVSALDVSIQAQIINLLSDLQAEKQLTYLFISHDLSVVEHLCTRIGVMYLGSMVEMASKDELFRNPLHPYTKALLSAVPIPDPTLKRERIVLKGDIPSPANPPSGCKFHTRCPIASDRCKQEVPEYRNVGSDHYVACHYA
- a CDS encoding ABC transporter ATP-binding protein; the protein is MAKDLVEFRNLKTHFHTSAGIVKAVDDVSFTIREGETVCIVGESGCGKSVTAMSLMRLLEVPPAGGEILFKGKDILKLNKNEMSRIRGNDISIIFQEPMSSLNPVLTIGEQISEPLMIHLLLDKKKARKRAIELISLVGISRPEKIVDSFPHELSGGMRQRIMIAIALSCNPKLLIADEPTTALDVTIQAQILDLMRDIKEKFNTSIMLITHDLGVVAEMADYVVVMYAGKVIEEASVFELFKAPKHPYTKGLLKAKPIINQRQERLYSIPGQVPNPVELGQNCHFHDRCESCMNICREKEPPLRKDEEGHKVACWLYEEEAMVR
- the opp4C gene encoding oligopeptide ABC transporter permease, with translation MSIEAAPLKSKAQVPAKRPDSPWRVVLRRFSQNRLAIAGLFILVLMVLICFLGPKISPYNLYDYNVADKNNPPSSAHWLGTDKLGRDVLLRVMLAGRVSILVGVIATAISVIIGSVLGALAGFYKKFLDSFIMRIAEIFMSLPSLPLLIILGAIMSDLKIPPEKRIYFLMLILGVLSWPSLARLVRGQILTLREQEFMQATEALGLRDHRKIFKHLLPNTIPIIIVSATLGVAGAILSESALSWLGLGVVPPTPSWGNLISEANGLIEFRKRPWLWIPPGMCILITVVSINLIGDGLRDALDPKMKK
- a CDS encoding ABC transporter permease → MKQYIIRRLLQMIPTMIGITILVFAITALVPGDYITSQQNPNMTAEKAQQLEKIYGLDKDPVQRYFIWVGNMLTANMGDSLQHKRPVTDVIGDYVWNSFLIAFFSMMFSWIIAIVAGVFSAKFQYSLFDKLMTLFVFLCMSLPSFFIGLILIKFMAVDWALFPVGGMTTAGQAGSTWDYIVDVADHMFLPVLVLTMLSTGSLTRYFRTSMLEVIRQDYIRTARAKGLKERTVIFKHALRNAMLPAITLMGFELPALFSGAIILEKIFVWPGVGQVYLESITMRDYPFMLGFTIFLAALTLIGTLISDVLYGVADPRIRLK
- a CDS encoding ABC transporter substrate-binding protein; its protein translation is MRKRFSLMLVIMLMLVTVLAACAGGQTAEPTPGETPNTETPAPETPEAPAEDATKNDGLFEAADMSANPGPATSRTDTLIVGVTSPKGVFNPLFQDSAYDYMVNDILFDGFQTINGDGTYSDHLAESIDVSEDGLKYTFKLKPGVTYTDGTPLSVKDFYFSLKVLHDKSYDGPSDALSYYIKGGQEYYDGKANEISGVTIVNDNTVEVEVTEVTALTKDFLGGIPFMPEAYYGKDYKQGNLDSVKALNDKPVGSGQYVMKSFQPGQQVVFEANENYFLGAPKIKNVIYKSTTDETKLAMLTSGEIDMDMVTVDEDNVEEIQTLGFLDLNIFPTNGYGYVGMNHERAKFQDPKVRQALVFGLNRAEIVEAVYGKFADVINIPQSKESWAYTSEGIEAYDFDIEKAKSLLDEAGWTVGKDGIREKDGEQFTIDFSGTADNPVVDALLPIMIANYQELGIKVNAETLDFNAILDKLDKSEYDMYFMAWGLTPDPDSTVYTTNGAQNRVHYSNKEYDDLMKQGKKALDIEKRKEIYAKAYQVLNQDIADILMYQRRDGWAINGRINGLEITPYKRFTYSLYKAEIGE
- a CDS encoding M15 family metallopeptidase, with protein sequence MRRQTHQRRGTSGRLLLMLLLLGLVYYISQSDTFRIHWSLPFFREVTEEQFEVTGLHPVVAEKQNQLVERARKSGIKIIITEGYRSEERQDELFEQGRSTAGQIVTSARGGESYHNYGLAIDFAIRVSADKVIWDMDHDGNRNGKSDWMEIVAIAKELGFEWGGDWASFPDYPHLQYDFGYSIAELQRGKRPPGYKLDSEDLEASEE
- the rpsR gene encoding 30S ribosomal protein S18, with amino-acid sequence MGFKQREGGDDKRPARRGGRNKRRKVCFFTVNKITHIDYKDTDLLRKFISERGKILPRRVTGTSAKYQRMLTIAIKRSRQIALLPYTTE
- the ssb gene encoding single-stranded DNA-binding protein → MLNRVILIGRLTRDPELRYTPAGVAVTQFTLAVDRPFTSQGGEREADFIPVVTWRQLAETCANYLRKGRLTAVEGRIQVRNYENNEGKRVYVTEVIADNVRFLESSRDGGNTNSGGTVREEPSFGGSGNGNRGNNNFSRNNQDPFSDDGKPIDISDDDLPF
- the rpsF gene encoding 30S ribosomal protein S6, with the protein product MRKYEVMYIIRPDIEQEAVQAAVEKFQGIISNGGEITKHDVLGKRRLAYEIKKFRDGHYVLVNFNAEPAVVSELERLMKISDEVIRYLITNDVA